In Helianthus annuus cultivar XRQ/B chromosome 3, HanXRQr2.0-SUNRISE, whole genome shotgun sequence, a single window of DNA contains:
- the LOC118490132 gene encoding uncharacterized protein LOC118490132: MRLTINMRALKDPWFSEFLLRVGDGTEEPIEGNYIRIPYDMTIQCNNRENSIKELINAIFPSIEDIVYSSDYIISRAILSTKNESVDEINNQMIEIFQGEEKVYYNFDEVEDDQRNFYPVEFLNSLNVSGLPPHKLRLETGCPIILLRNIDPSHGLCNGTRLICLKLKSAMRYIGIVVVEGDLFVICYGDGKYCWLLDLLVVGGFQQPHEGSGGFGSVITYLRERKRSRDGT, translated from the exons ATGCGGTTGACCATAAATATGAGAGCGCTGAAAGATCCATGGTTTTCTGAATTTCTTTTAAGAGTCGGTGATGGAACTGAAGAACCAATCGAAGGAAACTATATCCGCATACCCTATGACATGACAATTCAGTGCAACAATAGAGAAAACTCTATAAAAGAATTGATCAATGCCATCTTTCCATCAATTGAAGATATTGTATATTCTTCAGATTATATAATCTCTAGAGCAATATTGTCCACTAAAAATGAGAGTGTTGATGAGATTAATAATCAAATGATTGaaatttttcaaggggaggaaaAAGTTTATTACAATTTTGACGAAGTTGAAGACGATCAGCGTAACTTCTATCCGGTCGAGTTCTTAAACTCGCTAAATGTTAGTGGTTTGCCGCCTCATAAGCTTCGTTTAGAAACTGGATGCCCAATAATATTGTTACGGAATATCGATCCATCACATGGCCTGTGTAATGGCACGCGGTTGATAT GTCTGAAACTTAAATCGGCGATGAGATATATCGGAATCGTTGTGGTCGAGGGTGATTTGTTTGTGATTTGCTATGGAGATGGAAAATATTGCTGGTTGTTGGATCTGTTGGTTGTTGGTGGATTTCAACAACCGCATGAAGGTAGTGGTGGATTTGGGTCTGTGATTACATAtctgagagagagaaagagatcaAGAGATGGGACCTGA